One Antarctobacter heliothermus DNA segment encodes these proteins:
- a CDS encoding MHYT domain-containing protein: MLEFSHHPTLVVASLAVALMAGFSGLAITRGASALPLARRKAVVAISAVALGGGIWSMHFVAMLGLQLPILFYYDGLVTLISALIAILMVGLALLILHFRDRTPASLTMAGAIVGAGIVAMHYVGMSGMELCRPVYSVGGVLVALVAALALSIAAIWIAYGERTRGHILLGTLFFGVSVFALHFIAMAGTGFVGLGGGGGTGPILSNEVLAMGVTLSSFAICGAFLLSGITFFPVKVAAPPSVESQQAVKDMVPTPDKLLRPSGTRVSVPYEKEGRTQFLDATAIAAVRAEGHYTVIYAGVNKLFCPWSISEASKRLEPAGLIRTHRSFLVNPAFVTEFRRTKDTGLCFFEAVESLPKVPVSRSRLSDVRQVLGV, from the coding sequence GTGCTTGAGTTCTCGCATCATCCCACACTTGTGGTGGCATCCCTTGCGGTTGCGCTGATGGCCGGTTTCAGCGGTCTGGCGATCACCCGTGGCGCATCGGCGCTGCCGTTGGCGCGGCGCAAGGCGGTTGTCGCCATTTCAGCCGTCGCTTTGGGCGGTGGCATCTGGTCGATGCATTTTGTCGCCATGCTGGGACTGCAACTGCCGATCTTGTTCTACTACGACGGCTTGGTGACGCTGATCTCGGCGCTGATTGCGATCCTGATGGTCGGACTCGCGCTGTTGATCCTGCATTTCCGTGACCGCACGCCCGCCAGCCTGACAATGGCGGGGGCGATTGTCGGGGCGGGGATCGTCGCAATGCACTACGTCGGGATGAGCGGGATGGAACTGTGCCGCCCAGTCTATAGTGTGGGTGGTGTGTTGGTGGCGTTGGTCGCCGCATTAGCATTGTCTATTGCGGCGATCTGGATCGCTTACGGTGAACGGACACGGGGTCACATCCTGCTGGGCACCTTGTTTTTCGGCGTCTCGGTCTTTGCCCTGCATTTTATCGCCATGGCCGGAACCGGTTTTGTCGGGCTGGGCGGCGGAGGCGGGACAGGGCCAATCCTGTCGAATGAGGTTCTGGCAATGGGGGTGACGCTGTCGTCTTTCGCGATCTGCGGTGCCTTTCTGTTGTCTGGCATCACCTTCTTTCCGGTCAAGGTTGCGGCCCCGCCATCGGTTGAAAGCCAACAGGCCGTCAAAGACATGGTTCCCACCCCGGACAAGTTGCTTCGCCCGTCGGGGACACGCGTATCGGTACCGTACGAAAAAGAGGGTCGTACCCAATTTCTGGACGCGACCGCGATAGCCGCCGTTCGGGCCGAGGGGCATTACACCGTGATTTATGCCGGTGTGAACAAGCTGTTTTGCCCTTGGTCGATCTCTGAGGCGTCCAAACGGCTTGAACCTGCCGGTCTGATCCGAACCCATCGCAGCTTTCTGGTTAATCCTGCCTTCGTGACAGAGTTTCGACGGACCAAGGACACTGGTCTGTGTTTCTTTGAGGCGGTCGAGTCGCTGCCCAAGGTGCCGGTGAGCCGGTCACGTCTTTCGGACGTCCGGCAGGTTCTGGGCGTTTAG